One part of the Streptomyces nigra genome encodes these proteins:
- a CDS encoding ROK family transcriptional regulator produces MPASPSTARAINDRLALRLLQREGPLTAGQLKQLTGLSRPTVADLVERLTDAGLITVVGEAGEQRRGPNAKLYGIVAGRAHLAALDVRTEGVAVAVSDLVGTVLAEASVPIGGDTGTGPAVERAVALVERAVKEAGADRPHTVGIGAPGLIDPASGELRDSSGLPQWHRALVATLQERFPDARVSVENETNLAALAEQRDGAAHDRDTFVLLWLGHGTGAAVVLDGKLRRGASGGTGEIGFLPVPGTTGLPSATDCAGGFHSLAGSAAITRLAAEHGLAAEGAHAPDAARLVGEAVARTGDDGDAGRFLAVLADRIALGVASVVAVLDPGCVVLGGEVGQAGGAPLAALVEERVRRMSPLPAAVRPSALGGTAVLRGALLTARDRAQDELFAPPGRSA; encoded by the coding sequence ATGCCCGCATCCCCGAGCACCGCCCGGGCCATCAACGACCGGCTCGCCCTGCGCCTGCTGCAGCGCGAAGGCCCACTGACGGCCGGACAGTTGAAGCAGCTGACCGGGCTGTCCCGGCCGACCGTGGCCGACCTCGTCGAGCGCCTGACCGACGCCGGGCTGATCACCGTCGTCGGCGAGGCCGGCGAGCAGCGGCGCGGCCCCAACGCCAAGCTGTACGGCATCGTCGCCGGTCGTGCCCATCTCGCCGCGCTGGACGTCCGTACCGAGGGGGTAGCGGTGGCCGTGTCCGATCTGGTCGGCACCGTGCTCGCGGAGGCGTCCGTGCCCATCGGCGGCGACACCGGGACCGGGCCCGCCGTGGAGCGGGCGGTGGCTCTCGTCGAGCGCGCGGTGAAGGAGGCCGGAGCGGACCGGCCGCACACCGTGGGCATCGGCGCCCCCGGCCTCATCGACCCGGCCAGCGGCGAACTGCGCGACTCCTCGGGCCTGCCGCAGTGGCACCGCGCCCTCGTCGCCACCCTCCAGGAGCGCTTTCCCGACGCCCGCGTCAGCGTCGAGAACGAGACCAACCTCGCCGCCCTCGCCGAACAGCGCGACGGCGCCGCCCACGACCGCGACACCTTCGTCCTGCTCTGGCTCGGACACGGCACCGGCGCCGCCGTCGTCCTCGACGGGAAGCTGCGCCGCGGGGCGTCCGGCGGAACCGGCGAGATCGGCTTCCTGCCGGTGCCCGGTACGACGGGACTGCCGTCGGCGACCGACTGCGCGGGCGGCTTCCACTCGCTCGCGGGCTCGGCGGCGATCACACGGCTGGCGGCGGAGCACGGATTGGCCGCCGAGGGCGCCCACGCCCCGGACGCCGCCCGCCTGGTGGGAGAAGCGGTGGCGCGGACCGGCGACGACGGCGACGCCGGGCGCTTCCTCGCCGTCCTCGCGGACCGGATCGCGCTGGGCGTGGCCTCCGTCGTCGCCGTCCTCGACCCCGGTTGTGTGGTGCTCGGCGGTGAGGTCGGGCAGGCCGGCGGCGCCCCGCTCGCCGCGCTGGTCGAGGAGCGGGTACGGCGGATGTCCCCGCTGCCGGCCGCGGTGCGCCCGAGCGCCCTCGGCGGCACCGCGGTCCTGCGCGGCGCGCTCCTCACGGCCCGGGACCGGGCACAGGACGAGCTGTTCGCGCCACCAGGGCGGAGTGCCTAG
- a CDS encoding MFS transporter: MGGTGGKVYDLREVRRARYAVAAVFAAHGAVTGSFATRVPWIQDHAGVSAGQLGLALAFPALGASLAMPLAGRISHRFGARNALRGLMALWTLALTLPSLAPDLLTLCVALFLFGATAGMADVAMNALGVEVEGRLGRSIMSGLHGMWSAGALIGSAAGTLAAHLGSDARVHHALAAAVLTVLGVAACQWVLDLQAAEDEEAPPRFALPPRSALLIGAVGFCAVFAEGASLDWSAVYLRDQLDTSAGLAAACTTGFTLTMAIARIAGDRVVDRFGSVRTVRFSGVLATLGGLLVVVADAPALAMTGFALLGLGIAVVVPLCFAAAGRSGSNPSLAIAGVATITYTSGLVAPSAIGGLAQLTSLMVSFCLVTLLASGLALFAGVLRTADRDRPKVSRPDAAVRDPRP, from the coding sequence ATGGGTGGGACCGGTGGAAAGGTCTACGACCTGCGGGAGGTCAGGCGTGCCCGGTACGCCGTGGCCGCCGTCTTCGCCGCACACGGCGCCGTCACGGGGTCCTTCGCGACCCGGGTGCCGTGGATCCAGGACCACGCGGGGGTCAGCGCCGGCCAGCTCGGTCTCGCGCTGGCGTTCCCGGCGCTCGGCGCCTCCCTGGCGATGCCGCTCGCGGGCAGGATCAGCCACCGCTTCGGCGCCCGCAACGCGCTGCGCGGGCTGATGGCCCTGTGGACGCTGGCCCTGACCCTGCCCTCGCTGGCACCCGACCTGCTCACGCTCTGCGTGGCCCTGTTCCTGTTCGGCGCCACGGCGGGCATGGCGGACGTGGCGATGAACGCCCTCGGGGTCGAGGTGGAGGGCCGCCTGGGCCGCTCGATCATGTCCGGGCTGCACGGCATGTGGAGCGCGGGCGCCCTGATCGGCTCCGCGGCCGGCACCCTCGCGGCGCATCTGGGCTCGGACGCCCGCGTCCACCACGCGCTCGCGGCGGCCGTGCTGACGGTGCTCGGGGTGGCCGCCTGCCAGTGGGTGCTCGACCTGCAGGCCGCCGAGGACGAGGAGGCGCCGCCGCGGTTCGCGCTGCCTCCCCGGTCCGCGCTGCTGATCGGCGCGGTCGGGTTCTGCGCGGTCTTCGCGGAGGGCGCGAGCCTGGACTGGTCGGCGGTGTATCTGCGGGACCAGCTGGACACCTCGGCCGGCCTGGCGGCCGCGTGCACGACCGGCTTCACGCTCACGATGGCGATCGCCCGGATCGCCGGCGACCGGGTGGTGGACCGCTTCGGCTCGGTGCGCACGGTCCGGTTCAGCGGCGTCCTCGCCACGCTCGGCGGGCTGCTGGTCGTGGTCGCGGACGCGCCGGCCCTGGCGATGACCGGGTTCGCGCTGCTGGGCCTCGGGATCGCGGTGGTCGTGCCGCTGTGCTTCGCGGCGGCGGGCCGCAGCGGCTCGAACCCGTCCCTGGCCATCGCGGGCGTCGCGACCATCACCTACACCTCGGGGCTGGTCGCCCCCAGCGCGATCGGCGGGCTCGCCCAGCTGACCAGTCTGATGGTGTCCTTCTGCCTGGTCACGCTGCTCGCCTCGGGCCTGGCGCTGTTCGCGGGCGTCCTGCGCACCGCCGACCGCGACCGCCCGAAGGTCAGCCGCCCGGACGCAGCAGTTCGCGACCCGCGGCCCTGA
- a CDS encoding acyl-CoA thioesterase, which produces MTAEALPLSAPSHGRLVPVTVHFDDLDALGLLHNARYPLMVERAWTELWHEHGFRFEGDWVAAGDACNAVKELRITYEAPVTRPGTYAVHLWLERLGTTGLTYGFRFCSADGAMTYAHGSRVLVRLDARTLRPAPWSEEFRAAGRELLRPGG; this is translated from the coding sequence GTGACCGCCGAAGCCCTGCCCCTGTCCGCCCCGTCCCACGGCCGGCTCGTGCCCGTCACCGTGCACTTCGACGACCTCGACGCGCTCGGGCTGCTGCACAACGCGCGCTACCCGCTGATGGTCGAGCGGGCCTGGACCGAGCTGTGGCACGAGCACGGCTTCCGCTTCGAGGGCGACTGGGTGGCCGCGGGCGACGCCTGCAACGCCGTCAAGGAACTCCGCATCACCTATGAGGCCCCGGTGACCAGGCCGGGCACCTACGCCGTGCACCTGTGGCTGGAGCGGCTGGGCACCACCGGGCTGACGTACGGCTTCCGCTTCTGCTCGGCCGACGGCGCGATGACCTACGCGCACGGCAGCCGGGTGCTGGTCCGGCTCGACGCCAGGACGCTGCGCCCGGCGCCGTGGAGCGAGGAGTTCAGGGCCGCGGGTCGCGAACTGCTGCGTCCGGGCGGCTGA
- a CDS encoding uracil-xanthine permease family protein: protein MDLGVRWKLHGDGRTPAPGAVVRPDERLSWPRTVGLGAQHVVAMFGASFVAPVLMGLDPNLAIMMSGVATVIFLLATRGRVPSYLGCSLSFVGVAAVIRADGGSSAVVTGAVLVVGAALFLVGLAVQRFGARIIHIAMPPIVTGAVVMLIGFNLAPVTASTYWPQDQWTALLVMLFTGLAVVCLRGFWSRIAIFLGLVLGYGLSWVFDRVFGRIHSVDASGKLTDHWRLDLSGVSRADWIGLPDLHGPSFQWSAILVALPVVIALVAENAGHVKAVGEMTGDNLDGKLGTAISADGAASMLSTAVGGPPNTTYSENIGVMAATRVYSTAAYWAAAGFALLFGLCPKFGAVVAAVPGGVLGGITVILYGMIGLLGAQIWINAKVDLRNPLNLVPAAAGIVIGVGNVTLKITDTFELSGIALGTLVVITGYHALRAFAPAHLRTQHPLLDEGTSSYDEGNAAGEGPQRASS, encoded by the coding sequence ATGGATCTCGGCGTCCGCTGGAAACTGCACGGCGACGGACGCACTCCGGCGCCCGGCGCCGTGGTCCGCCCCGACGAGCGGCTGTCCTGGCCGCGCACGGTCGGGCTCGGCGCCCAGCACGTGGTCGCGATGTTCGGCGCCAGTTTCGTGGCCCCGGTCCTCATGGGTCTCGACCCCAACCTGGCGATCATGATGTCGGGTGTCGCGACCGTGATCTTCCTGCTGGCCACGCGCGGCCGGGTGCCCAGCTACCTCGGCTGCTCGCTGTCCTTCGTGGGCGTCGCGGCCGTCATCCGGGCGGACGGCGGGTCGAGCGCGGTCGTGACCGGCGCGGTCCTCGTGGTCGGCGCGGCGCTGTTCCTGGTCGGCCTGGCGGTGCAGCGGTTCGGGGCGCGGATCATCCACATCGCGATGCCGCCGATCGTGACCGGCGCGGTGGTGATGCTGATCGGCTTCAACCTCGCCCCCGTGACGGCCTCCACCTATTGGCCGCAGGACCAGTGGACGGCGCTGCTGGTGATGCTGTTCACCGGTCTGGCCGTGGTCTGCCTGCGCGGTTTCTGGTCCCGGATCGCGATCTTCCTGGGCCTGGTCCTCGGCTACGGCCTGTCCTGGGTGTTCGACCGGGTCTTCGGCCGTATCCACTCCGTCGACGCGAGCGGCAAGCTCACCGACCACTGGCGGCTCGACCTGTCCGGCGTCTCCCGCGCCGACTGGATCGGCCTGCCCGATCTGCACGGCCCGTCCTTCCAGTGGTCCGCGATCCTCGTCGCGCTGCCCGTGGTCATCGCCCTGGTCGCCGAGAACGCCGGGCATGTCAAGGCCGTCGGCGAGATGACCGGCGACAACCTGGACGGCAAGCTGGGCACCGCGATCTCCGCGGACGGCGCCGCCTCGATGCTGTCCACCGCCGTGGGCGGCCCGCCCAACACGACGTACTCCGAGAACATCGGCGTGATGGCCGCGACCCGCGTCTACTCGACCGCCGCCTACTGGGCCGCCGCAGGCTTCGCCCTCCTCTTCGGGCTCTGCCCCAAGTTCGGCGCGGTCGTGGCCGCCGTCCCCGGCGGTGTCCTCGGCGGCATCACCGTCATCCTCTACGGCATGATCGGCCTGCTCGGCGCGCAGATCTGGATCAACGCCAAGGTGGACCTGCGCAATCCGCTCAACCTGGTGCCGGCCGCCGCGGGCATCGTCATCGGCGTCGGCAACGTGACGCTGAAGATCACCGACACCTTCGAGCTGAGCGGTATCGCGCTGGGCACGCTCGTCGTCATCACCGGCTACCACGCGCTGCGGGCGTTCGCCCCGGCGCATCTGCGGACGCAGCACCCGCTGCTCGACGAGGGCACGTCGTCGTACGACGAGGGCAACGCGGCCGGCGAGGGCCCTCAGCGCGCCAGCTCGTAG
- a CDS encoding glycoside hydrolase family 6 protein: MVAAASVVVAAGATTGLISAVDGGPDPAQAGPSGTRSVRLDALPVAPSPSASPSASPSPSASPSPRRTPSATPSKTPERTQRAAPVSTRLYRHPDSQVLEWVRDHTGDPRHAVIESRIAAQPAAVWFADFTPGTITARVRAVTSGGAAQGRTPVVVPYVIPDRDCGGYSEGGAPDLAAYDAWIDRFAAGLGSGDVVVVLEPDSVAQSECLSERERAARFASLARAGRVIKSANPRARVYYDAGHSGWHSPAKQAAWLRQAGAASAASSDGVFSNVSNFHTTAAEIAYDRRVLDALGGGPGLGAVIDTSRNGAGAPPDGEWCDPSGRKLGRAPTLATGEARIDGYLWVKLPGESDGCKGEPGTFTASYAYELAR, from the coding sequence ATGGTCGCGGCGGCCTCGGTCGTGGTGGCCGCCGGGGCGACGACCGGGCTGATCTCCGCCGTGGACGGCGGCCCCGATCCCGCTCAGGCCGGGCCGTCCGGCACGCGGTCGGTGCGTCTCGACGCGCTGCCCGTCGCGCCGTCCCCGTCGGCCTCGCCGAGCGCGTCCCCGTCCCCGTCGGCCTCCCCGAGCCCGCGGCGGACGCCGTCCGCGACACCCTCGAAGACTCCTGAACGCACGCAGCGCGCGGCACCGGTCTCGACCCGGCTCTACCGGCACCCCGACTCCCAGGTGCTCGAGTGGGTCCGCGACCACACCGGCGACCCCCGGCACGCCGTCATAGAGTCCCGGATCGCCGCGCAGCCGGCCGCCGTCTGGTTCGCCGACTTCACTCCGGGCACCATCACCGCCCGGGTCCGCGCGGTCACCTCGGGCGGCGCCGCGCAGGGCCGCACCCCGGTGGTCGTGCCGTATGTGATCCCGGACCGGGACTGCGGCGGGTACTCCGAGGGCGGGGCGCCCGACCTGGCCGCGTACGACGCGTGGATCGACCGGTTCGCCGCAGGGCTGGGCTCCGGTGACGTCGTCGTGGTCCTGGAGCCCGACTCCGTCGCCCAGTCCGAGTGCCTCTCGGAGCGGGAGCGCGCCGCGCGCTTCGCGTCCCTGGCCCGGGCCGGACGGGTCATCAAGTCCGCCAACCCCCGGGCCCGGGTGTACTACGACGCCGGGCACTCCGGCTGGCACTCGCCGGCCAAGCAGGCGGCGTGGCTGCGGCAGGCGGGCGCCGCGTCGGCCGCGTCCTCCGACGGCGTCTTCAGCAACGTCTCCAACTTCCACACCACGGCCGCCGAGATCGCCTACGACCGGCGGGTCCTCGACGCCCTCGGCGGCGGCCCGGGGCTGGGTGCCGTCATCGACACCAGCCGCAACGGCGCCGGTGCCCCGCCGGACGGCGAGTGGTGCGACCCGTCGGGCCGCAAGCTGGGCCGGGCGCCCACGCTGGCGACCGGCGAGGCCCGGATCGACGGCTATCTGTGGGTGAAGCTGCCGGGGGAGTCGGACGGCTGCAAGGGGGAGCCCGGTACGTTCACCGCCTCCTACGCCTACGAGCTGGCGCGCTGA
- a CDS encoding DUF5995 family protein has translation MAQCEQFTTPVDAVLSRMRALDARLPERDGVAVFNRVYLTVTEAVDRHIDTGRFADARAAITLDVRFAERYLTAVETAEEAGRPPACWRPLFQMRRHPGVRPLQFALAGINAHIGHDLALAVVDACRSLGCEPTDLEDEFDRVGDLLVSLEEHIREELMPGPDLFQIADPLTHLLGSWSLERARDATWSAARALWALRRLPELAGEFTERLDAAVGLAGRMLLTPLPD, from the coding sequence ATGGCGCAATGCGAACAATTCACCACACCCGTGGACGCCGTCCTCTCCCGTATGCGCGCCCTCGACGCGAGGCTGCCGGAGCGCGACGGGGTCGCGGTCTTCAACCGCGTCTACCTCACCGTCACCGAGGCGGTCGACCGGCACATCGACACCGGCCGGTTCGCCGACGCGCGCGCCGCGATCACCCTGGACGTGCGGTTCGCGGAACGGTATCTCACGGCGGTGGAGACCGCCGAGGAGGCCGGGCGTCCGCCCGCCTGCTGGCGGCCCCTGTTCCAGATGCGCCGCCATCCGGGCGTACGCCCGCTGCAGTTCGCGCTCGCGGGCATCAACGCGCACATCGGGCACGATCTGGCGCTCGCCGTGGTGGACGCCTGCCGTAGCCTCGGCTGCGAACCGACCGATCTGGAGGACGAGTTCGACCGGGTGGGTGATCTGCTCGTCTCGCTGGAGGAGCACATCCGCGAGGAGCTGATGCCGGGTCCCGACCTGTTCCAGATCGCGGACCCGCTCACCCATCTGCTGGGCTCGTGGAGTCTGGAGCGGGCGCGGGACGCCACATGGTCGGCGGCGCGTGCCCTGTGGGCGCTGCGCCGACTCCCGGAGCTGGCCGGGGAGTTCACCGAGCGGCTGGACGCCGCCGTGGGGCTGGCCGGACGAATGCTGCTGACCCCGCTGCCGGACTGA
- a CDS encoding LLM class F420-dependent oxidoreductase: MAIRLGLGLPQLRQYDLAKDVTDVARAAERTGYDSVWVYERLLVPESPTQGLYDVPGLPWPDWYRGMAHPLVTLTLAAAVTERVRLGTGVVVAPLHGPVQLAKALATLDAASGGRVVAGLGTAWSTDEFAAAAIGPHNRRGGLLEEVIKVCRAVWGPDPVSFEGRTTKIDAAVVGPKPARPIPVLVAAGGDRALGRVVDLGDGWIPVAMDVQGYAAGWRRLQDIAAERGRTRPIERVPRVNALYSATPYEGDDRQPFQGSADQIVADLAAYAEVGVDEVLLDLQTTLRDAQELKDVAAQVYEKVRAAGL, encoded by the coding sequence ATGGCCATCCGCCTCGGACTCGGTCTTCCCCAACTGCGGCAGTACGACCTGGCCAAGGATGTGACGGACGTGGCCCGCGCCGCCGAGCGGACCGGGTACGACAGCGTCTGGGTCTACGAGCGGCTGCTGGTCCCCGAGTCGCCCACCCAGGGTCTGTACGACGTGCCGGGGCTGCCCTGGCCGGACTGGTACCGGGGCATGGCCCACCCCCTGGTCACGCTGACCCTGGCCGCCGCCGTCACCGAGCGGGTCCGCCTGGGCACCGGTGTCGTGGTCGCCCCGCTGCACGGCCCGGTCCAGCTCGCCAAGGCCCTCGCCACCCTGGACGCGGCGAGCGGCGGGCGGGTCGTGGCGGGCCTGGGCACGGCCTGGTCGACCGACGAGTTCGCCGCCGCGGCCATCGGGCCGCACAACCGGCGCGGCGGCCTCCTGGAGGAGGTCATCAAGGTGTGCCGGGCCGTGTGGGGCCCGGACCCGGTGTCCTTCGAGGGCCGTACGACGAAGATCGACGCGGCCGTGGTCGGCCCCAAGCCGGCGCGCCCGATCCCGGTCCTGGTGGCCGCGGGCGGCGACCGTGCCCTCGGGCGGGTCGTCGACCTCGGCGACGGCTGGATCCCGGTCGCCATGGACGTACAGGGGTACGCCGCCGGGTGGCGCAGGCTCCAGGACATCGCGGCCGAGCGGGGCCGTACGCGGCCGATCGAGCGGGTGCCCCGGGTGAACGCCCTGTACTCCGCCACGCCCTACGAGGGCGACGACCGCCAGCCCTTCCAGGGCAGCGCCGACCAGATCGTGGCGGACCTCGCCGCGTACGCCGAGGTCGGCGTCGACGAGGTCCTGCTCGACCTGCAGACCACCCTGCGGGACGCCCAGGAGCTCAAGGACGTCGCCGCGCAGGTGTACGAGAAGGTGCGGGCGGCCGGGCTCTGA
- a CDS encoding flavin monoamine oxidase family protein, whose amino-acid sequence MTSTVPTAVQHADEQQPPITMFGPDFPYAYDDFLNHPAGLGQIPATEHGTEVAVIGGGLSGIVAAYELMKMGLKPVVYEADQIGGRLRTVGFDGPSTEGLTAEMGAMRFPPSSTALQHYIDLVGLETRPFPNPLAESTPSTVVDLKGESHYAETIEDLPQVYRDVAAAWNKCLEEGADFSDMNQAMRERDVPRIREIWAELVEKLDNQTFYGFLCDSEAFRSFRHREIFGQVGFGTGGWDTDFPNSILEILRVVYTEADDHHRGIVGGSQQLPLRLWEREPEKIVHWPYGTSLKSLHADGAPRPAVTRLHRAAGNRITVTDATGDIRTYRAAIFTAQSWMLLSKIDCDDSLFPIDHWTAIERTHYMESSKLFVPVDRPFWLDKDEETGRDVMSMTLTDRMTRGTYLLDDGPDRPAVICLSYTWCDDSLKWLPLSANERMEVMLKSLGEIYPKVDIRKHIIGNPVTVSWENEPYFMGAFKANLPGHYRYQRRLFTHFMQDRLPEDKRGIFLAGDDISWTAGWAEGAVQTALNAVWGVMHHLGGGTDSTNPGPGDVYDEIAPVELPED is encoded by the coding sequence ATGACGTCCACGGTGCCCACCGCCGTCCAGCACGCCGACGAGCAGCAGCCGCCGATCACCATGTTCGGCCCGGACTTCCCCTACGCGTACGACGACTTCCTGAACCACCCGGCCGGCCTCGGCCAGATACCCGCCACCGAGCACGGCACCGAGGTCGCCGTCATCGGCGGCGGCCTGTCCGGCATCGTCGCCGCCTACGAGCTGATGAAGATGGGCCTCAAGCCCGTCGTCTACGAGGCCGACCAGATCGGCGGCCGACTGCGCACCGTCGGCTTCGACGGCCCCAGCACCGAGGGCCTGACCGCCGAGATGGGCGCCATGCGCTTCCCTCCGTCCTCCACGGCCCTCCAGCACTACATCGACCTGGTGGGCCTGGAGACCCGGCCGTTCCCCAACCCCCTCGCCGAGTCCACCCCGTCGACCGTCGTCGACCTCAAGGGCGAGTCGCACTACGCCGAGACGATCGAGGACCTGCCGCAGGTCTACCGCGACGTCGCCGCCGCCTGGAACAAGTGCCTGGAGGAGGGTGCCGACTTCTCCGACATGAACCAGGCCATGCGGGAGCGCGACGTGCCGCGCATCCGCGAGATCTGGGCCGAGCTCGTCGAGAAGCTCGACAACCAGACCTTCTACGGCTTCCTCTGCGACTCCGAGGCGTTCAGGTCCTTCCGGCACCGCGAGATCTTCGGCCAGGTCGGCTTCGGCACCGGCGGCTGGGACACCGACTTCCCGAACTCCATCCTGGAGATCCTGCGCGTCGTCTACACCGAGGCCGACGACCACCACCGCGGCATCGTCGGCGGCTCCCAGCAGCTGCCGCTGCGCCTGTGGGAGCGCGAGCCGGAGAAGATCGTCCACTGGCCGTACGGGACCTCCCTGAAGTCCCTGCACGCCGACGGCGCGCCCCGCCCGGCCGTCACCCGACTGCACCGCGCCGCCGGCAACCGGATCACCGTGACCGACGCGACCGGAGACATCCGCACCTACCGGGCGGCGATCTTCACCGCCCAGTCCTGGATGCTGCTCTCCAAGATCGACTGCGACGACTCGCTCTTCCCGATCGACCACTGGACCGCGATCGAGCGCACCCACTACATGGAGAGCTCGAAGCTGTTCGTGCCCGTGGACCGGCCGTTCTGGCTGGACAAGGACGAGGAGACCGGGCGGGACGTCATGTCGATGACGCTCACCGACCGTATGACCCGCGGCACCTACCTGCTGGACGACGGACCGGACAGGCCCGCCGTCATCTGCCTCTCGTACACCTGGTGCGACGACAGCCTGAAGTGGCTGCCGCTGTCCGCGAACGAGCGGATGGAGGTCATGCTGAAGTCGCTCGGCGAGATCTACCCGAAGGTCGACATCAGGAAGCACATCATCGGCAACCCGGTGACCGTCTCCTGGGAGAACGAGCCCTACTTCATGGGCGCGTTCAAGGCCAACCTGCCCGGCCACTACCGCTACCAGCGTCGCCTGTTCACGCACTTCATGCAGGACCGGCTGCCCGAGGACAAGCGGGGCATCTTCCTCGCCGGCGACGACATCTCCTGGACCGCCGGCTGGGCCGAGGGCGCCGTCCAGACCGCGCTGAACGCGGTGTGGGGCGTCATGCACCACCTGGGCGGCGGCACGGACTCCACCAACCCGGGCCCGGGGGACGTCTACGACGAGATCGCGCCGGTCGAGCTGCCGGAGGACTGA
- a CDS encoding carbon-nitrogen hydrolase family protein — protein sequence MRTALLQSSGRPGSTVENLKVLDEAAGRAAAAGAGLLVAPEMFLTGYAIGDEIARLAEPADGDGADAVAESAARHGLAIAYGYPERAGDTVHNSAQLISADGTRLANYRKTHLFGCFERDHFTPGDQQVVQTEVDGVRVGILICYDVEFPENVRAHALAGTELLIVPTAQMHPFQFVAESMIPVRAFENQMYVAYVNRVGREGEFEFVGLSTLAGPDGIARTRAGRAEDLVLADVDPALVAASREANPYLQDRRPGLYGSLV from the coding sequence ATGCGCACCGCCCTGCTCCAGAGCTCCGGCCGGCCCGGCTCCACCGTCGAGAACCTCAAGGTCCTCGACGAGGCCGCGGGCCGCGCCGCCGCCGCGGGCGCCGGGCTGCTGGTGGCGCCGGAGATGTTCCTCACCGGGTACGCGATCGGCGACGAGATCGCCCGGCTCGCCGAGCCCGCCGACGGCGACGGCGCCGACGCGGTCGCGGAGAGCGCGGCCCGGCACGGCCTGGCGATCGCCTACGGCTACCCCGAGCGGGCCGGCGACACCGTCCACAACTCCGCGCAGCTGATCTCCGCCGACGGCACCCGGCTCGCCAACTATCGCAAGACGCACCTCTTCGGCTGCTTCGAGCGCGACCACTTCACGCCGGGGGACCAGCAGGTCGTCCAGACCGAGGTCGACGGCGTCCGCGTCGGCATCCTGATCTGCTACGACGTCGAGTTCCCGGAGAACGTCCGCGCCCACGCGCTGGCCGGCACCGAGCTGCTGATCGTCCCGACCGCGCAGATGCACCCGTTCCAGTTCGTCGCCGAGTCGATGATCCCGGTGCGGGCCTTCGAGAACCAGATGTACGTCGCGTACGTCAACCGGGTCGGCCGGGAAGGGGAGTTCGAGTTCGTCGGGCTCTCCACGCTCGCCGGGCCCGACGGGATCGCCCGCACCCGCGCGGGCCGCGCCGAGGACCTCGTCCTCGCCGACGTCGACCCCGCCCTCGTCGCCGCCTCCCGCGAGGCCAACCCGTATCTGCAGGACCGCCGCCCCGGCCTCTACGGGTCCCTCGTCTGA